The genomic region CCGCACTGGACCCGGAGGCCCTGGCCCTGCCCCGCAGCCGGCGCACCACCCTCACCACGCTGGTCGGCGCCCTGGCCGACGGCTCACTGCGTCTGGGCATCGACAGCGACTGGGACGAGGCCCGCGACCACCTCGTCGCGCTGCCCGGGTTCGGACCCTGGACGGTCGAGGTGATCGCGATGCGCGCCCTCGGCGATCCCGACGCCTTCCCCGCCACCGATCTGGGTGTCAGAAGGGCGGCGGGCGGCCTCGGCCTGCCGTCGACACCCGCGGCGCTCACCGCCCGCGCGGCGGGCTGGCGGCCGTGGCGCGCCTACGCCGTGCAGTATCTGTGGGCCACCGACAGTCATCCCATCAACAACATGCCCGTGTAAGGGAGTTGGACCATGTCAGTCACACAGCACACCGTCGCCGACAGCCCGTACGGCCCGCTCACCCTCGTCGCGACCGACGGCGTACTGAGCGGCCTCTACATGACCGACCAGCGTCACCGCCCACCCGAGGAGACCTTCGGCGAACCGGACCCTCGCCCGTTCGGTCAGGTCGTCGACGAACTGACGGCGTACTTCGCGGCCGAGCTGACGGAGTTCACCATGGAGCTGCACCTGGCGGGCACCCCCTTCCAGCGCAGCGTCTGGGACCAGCTCCAGCAGATCCCGTACGGCGAGACCCGTTCCTACGGTGACCTCGCGGACCGTCTCGGAAAGCCGGGCGCCTCGCGGGCCGTGGGCCTCGCGAACGGCAAGAACCCGGTCGGGATCATCGTTCCCTGCCACCGGGTCATCGGCTCGACCGGCAGTCTCACCGGCTACGGCGGCGGACTGGACCGCAAGCAGCGACTGCTGGCCTTCGAGCGCGGCGGCACGGACCCGGGGGACGACGTGCTCTTCTGAACCGGCGGTGATCCGGCGCGGGAACGGGCGGGTGGTCCGACGGGTGGTCCAGTGGGTGGTCCAGTCGGGCCGCCAAGAAGATCAAATACCGGCGCTACGGATGGAATTGCCACGATTCGGCGCGCCGTTCCGGGGGCCTGGCGCCCAGCGCCCATGGGCAGTGGGCAAAGGGTGCGGATAAGGTCGGAGCGGCGCGACTGCCTGTTCGAAAGCAAGGGATGAGCAAGTGACGGACGGAGCAGTATCTGAAGCCCCACGGGTGCTCGTGGCGGCGGACAAGTTCAAGGGATCCCTCACGGCGGCACAGGTCGCCGAGCGGGTGACGGCCGGGCTGCGAAGGATCGCTCCCGGTGTGGAGGTCGAGACACTGCCCGTCGCGGACGGCGGGGACGGCACGGTCGCCGCCGCGGTCGCGGCCGGATTCGACCGGCACGAGATACCGGTCACCGGGCCCCTCGGCGAGCGGCGGAATGCGGCGTTCGCACTGCGTGACGGTGTCGCCGTGGTGGAAATGGCCGAGGCGTCGGGCCTCCAGCACCTCCCCGCGGGAGTCTTCGCACCGCTCACCGCGACCACGTACGGTTCCGGCGAACTGCTGCGTGCGGCGCTCGACGCGGGGGCCCGTTCGATCGTCTTCGGTGTCGGCGGCAGCGCCACGACGGACGGCGGCGCGGGCATGCTGGCCGCCCTCGGCGCCCGCTTCCTGGACGCCGCCGGGCAGCCCGTGGGACCGGGTGGGGGAGGGCTGCGTGACCTGGCGTCCGCGGATCTGACCGGCCTCGACCCGCGTCTCGCCGGTACCGGGATCGTGCTGGCCAGCGATGTGGACAACCCGCTGACCGGCCCGAAGGGCGCGCCCGCGGTGTACGGACCGCAGAAGGGTGCCTCCCCGGAGCAGGTGGAGACACTGGACGCGGCGTTGGCGCACTACGCCGCCGTACTGGAGGAGTCCCTCGGGTCCCGGGCCGCCGACGCCGCGCTGGCGCCGGGTGCGGGCGCCGCAGGTGGCATCGGCTACGGAGCGCTCGTCGGGCTGGGAGCGAGTTTCCGCGCCGGTATCGAGGTGATGCTCGACGTCCTGGGCTTCGCCCCGGCGGTCGCCCGCGCGACGCTGGTCATCACCGGTGAGGGCTCCCTCGACGAGCAGACGCTGCACGGCAAGGCCCCTGCGGGCGTCGCCGCCGCGGCCCGCGCGGCGGGCAAGGAAGTCGTCGCGGTCTGCGGCCGGCTCACACTTCCGGCGGAGGTCCTCGGGGGCGCGGGGATCCGCCGTGCGTACGCGCTGACGGACCTGGAGCCCGATACGGCCCGCTGCATCGCGAACGCGGGGCCCCTCCTGGAGCAGGTCGCGGAGAACATCGCCCGTGACTTCCTGAGCAGGCCCTGACGCCGGGCACGGCTCGACCCCCGGAGCGGCCCGGACCTCGGAACAGGTCCGGGCCGCTCCGTGTCCCGACGCTCCCTGCCTTCCGAGCGGGTTCGCAATCTTTGAGATGGTCAAGCTTCCCGGCGTAAACTGCTCTCATGCCAGAGACTCCCAGGACCGGTACCGCGCAGCTCATGGAGCTGCTCTCGGCGTCGCTCGTTGCCTACTACGGCGACTTCACCGCCGCGTCCGCGACCGAGGGGCTCACCGCCAGCCAGGGCAGGACGCTCGGCGTGCTGCGCCGGGGGCCGTCGGCGATGCGTGCCCTCGCCACCACTCTGGCCTGCGACGCCTCCAACATGACGGGCATCATCGACCGTCTGGAGAAGCGCGGTCTGGTGCTCCGGGAGCCCAGCCCCACCGACCGGCGCGTCAAGAACGTGCTGCTGACCGCGGACGGCGAGCGCACCATCGACGCGATCCGCGCCCGCATGCACACGACCCTCGCCGGGCTCGACGCACTGGGCGACGAGGACCGAGCCGCACTGGCCGGGCTCCTGGAGCGGGTCTTCGTCCGGCCGCCTGCCGCGGATGACTGCCGCGGATGACTAGGAGAGCCGAACAAGGGCCCTGAACAGAGCTGAGGCCCCGAGTGCACTGCACTCGGGGCCTCAGCTCTGTTCAGGAAGCTACGGCAGCTGCGCCGTACGCGCCTCACGACGGTTACCGCGGAAGGTGTTCACCCGGCGGGCCGTGGCGAAGAGCGGGATGACCGCGCCCAGTACCACCTGGAGCGCACAGCCGGTCTGGAGCAGCAGCTGACCACCCGGCGCGTCGAACGCCCACGCGGCGAGCAGCCCCATCGCGCCCACGATCCAGCTCAGCATTCCCACCGCGAGGACACCCCGCGGCTTCGGGTACTCGACCCGGCTCACCATCAGCCAGGCGACCCCGATGACCGCGAGCAGCGTCGGTACGAAGGGCAGCTCCAGCAGCACGATCGAGACGACCGTCAGCGCGCCGAAGGGCGACGGCATGCCCTGGAACATGCCGTCCTTCAAGGTCACGCACGAGAACCGCGCAAGCCGCAGCACCACCGCCAGCAGCACCACGATCGCCGCCACCGCCGCGACCCGCTGGTGGGCGTCGTCCGCGACCATTCCGTACACGAGCACGAAATAGGCCGGGGCGAGCCCGAAGCTGATGAGGTCGGAGAGGTTGTCCAGCTCCGCGCCCATCGGCGAGCTGCGCAGCTTGCGCGCCACGAGCCCGTCACAGAGGTCGAAGATCGCGGCGAGCAGCATCAGGATCACGGCGGTCGCGGCGGAGTGCCGCGCCATGCCGGTCTCCTGGCTGCCCTGGAGATGCGGGATGAGGATTCCGGTGGTGGTGAAGTACACCGCCATGAATCCGCACGTGGCGTTACCGAGGGTGAGCGTGTCCGCTATCGACAACCGCAGTGAGAGAGGAATGTCCTCGCTGCTGTCGATGTCCCTGTCGGTGTCGGCCTCGGGGACCCAGCCGGCCTGTGTCTCCGGATCAATCACGGTCAATTCGAGTCACCCCCGCGGTGGTGGCCTGGCCGACCTCGACCGCGACATCGATACCTTCCGGAAGGTAGATGTCGACGCGTGAGCCGAACCGGATCAGGCCGATCCGCTCGCCCTGTTCCACCTTGGTGCCCTGCGGGACGTACGGCACGATGCGCCGGGCCACGGCACCGGCGATCTGCACCATCTCGATGTCGCCGAGCTCGGTGTCGAAGTGCCAGACAACGCGCTCGTTGTTCTCGCTCTCCTTGTTGAACGCCGGGACGAAGCCGCCGGGGATGTGCTCGACGGACGTCACGGTGCCCGCCAGCGGAGCGCGGTTCACGTGGACGTTCAGCGGGCTCATGAAGATCGCGACGCGGGTACGCCCGTCCTTCCACGGCATGATGCTCTGCACTACACCGTCGGCCGGGGAGATGACCCGGCCCTGTGCGATCTCCCGCTCGGGGTCGCGGAAGAACCACAGCATGCCCGCCGCGAGGGCGGTGGTGGGCACGGCGACAGCAGCCCAGCGGCCGGACCTGCGGGCCCGGGTCAGGCTGAGTGCGGCCGTCGCGACAGTCGGCAGGAGCCACGGCGATGCTCCGCGCGCAAGACGGACGCCGCGTGGTGCAGAGGTTTGGCTGTGGGGCATGAATGACCTTCGTAGCGGATGATGCCGCGCGGGAACGGGGGACGGCGGCTTTCGGGCGATGCTATCGGTTGGGGACCACAACTGGGCAAGCCAGGAAGCCGAGTCGGCGGCCTGAAGATGATGACTGGCTGTGATCTTCTTCGCTGACATATCGCCCGCAACCGGACAATCAGCCCTGGAATCGGTACTCTTCGAGGAGTCGTCGACCGATGATCATTTTCTGAATCTCGGCGGTACCTTCGCCGATCAGCAGCATCGGGGCTTCGCGGTAGAGCCGCTCGATCTCGTACTCCTTGGAGAACCCGTATCCGCCGTGGATACGGAAGGCGTCCTCCACGACTTCCTTGCAGTACTCGGAGGCCAGGTACTTCGCCATCCCCGCTTCGAGGTCGTTTCGTTCCCCGGAGTCCTTTTTGCGTGCCGCATTGACCATCATCGCATGGGCGGCCTCGACCTTGGTAGCCATTTCGGCCAGCTTGAACTGGATCGCCTGGTGCTGAGCGATCTGTTTGCCGAACGTATGCCGTTGCTGCGCGTAGTCGATACCCAATTCGAAGGCGCGTTGTGCCACTCCACAGCCACGCGCTGCGACATTTACCCGGCCTACCTCCACTCCGTCCATCATTTGGTAAAACCCTCGGCCGGTAACCCCACCAAGTACGCGATTGGCCGGAATTCGCAGTCCGTCCATGATCAGCTCGGTGGTGTCGACGCCCTTGTAGCCCATCTTGTCGATCTTGCCGGGGATGGTCAGCCCCGGCCGGACCTCGCCGAAGCCCGGCTCCTTCTCGACGAGGAACGTCGTCATCGACTTGTGCCGGGGGGTCCCCTCGGGGTGACCCTCGTCACTGCGGCAGAGCACCGCGACGAGCGAGGACGTGCCGCCGTTGGTCAGCCACATCTTCTGGCCGTCGAGCACGTACTCGTCGCCGTCCTTGATCCCCTTCGAGGTGATCGCCGACACATCCGAGCCGAGCCCCGGCTCGGACATCGAGAACGCGCCGCGCACGTCGCCGGCCGCCATCCGCGGCAGGAAGGTGTCCTTCTGCTCCTGGGTGCCGTGCTGCTTGAGCATGTACGCCACGATGAAGTGGGTGTTGATGATGCCGGACACGCTCATCCAGCCACGCGCTATCTCCTCGACACAGAGCGCGTATGTGAGAAGGGACTCACCCAGCCCCCCGTACTCCTCGGGGATCATCAGCCCGAACAGGCCGAGTTCCTTGAGGCCCTCGACGATCTGGGCCGGGTATTCGTCGCGGTGTTCCAGCGCGGTGGCGACCGGCAGGATCTCCTTGTCGACGAAGTCCCGCACGGTGGCCAGGATTTCCTGCTGGACGTCGGTGAGACCCGGGGTCCGGGCGAGTCGGCTCATGGCTGCTTCTCCTGTGGCTACACGCGGTCAGTTGGCAGGCGTCGGGCGGCCGGGCTGTTCTCCGCCGCGCTCCTTGATGTACGTCGCGGTCGGGACCATCACCTTGCGCCGGAACACGCAGACGACGGTGCCGTCCTGCTTGTAACCCCTGGTCTCGACGTACACGATCCCGCGGTCGCTCTTCGACCTCGAAGGGGTCTTCTCCAGCACGGTGGTCTCGCCGTAGAGCGTGTCGCCGTGGAACGTCGGAGCGATGTGCTTCAGCGACTCGACCTCCAGGTTGGCGATGGCCTTGCCGGACACGTCGGGGACCGACATGCCGAGCAGCAGCGAGTAGATGTAGTTGCCGACGACGACGTTCCGGCCGAAGTCGGTGGTCTCCTCGGCGTAGTTGCTGTCCAGGTGGAGCGGATGGTGATTCATGGTCAGCAGGCAGAAGAGGTGGTCGTCGTACTCGGTGACGGTCTTTCCCGGCCAGTGCTTGTAGACCGCGCCGACCTCGAACTCCTCGTAGGTGCGTCCGAATTGCATCGCTTACGCCTCCGGGGCCTCGAACGTGGACGTACGCCGCATCCCGGCCGCCCGGCCCTTGCCGGAGATGACCAGGGCCATCTTGCGGCTGGCCTCGTCGATCATCTCGTCGCCGAGCATCGCCGAACCCTTCTTGCCGCCCGCCTCGGAGGTGCACCACTCGTACGCGTCGAGGATCATCTCGGCGTGGTCGTAGTCCTCCTGGGACGGCGAGAAGATCTCGTTCGACGCCTCGACCTGGCCCGGGTGGAGGACCCACTTGCCGTCGAAGCCGAGCGCCGCCGCCCGCCGGGCGACCTCGCGGTATCCGTCGACATTGCGGATCTGGAGGTACGGGCCGTCGATCGCCTGGAGGTCGTACGTCCGGGCCGCCATCAGGATCTTCA from Streptomyces sp. NBC_01267 harbors:
- a CDS encoding methylated-DNA--[protein]-cysteine S-methyltransferase; this encodes MSVTQHTVADSPYGPLTLVATDGVLSGLYMTDQRHRPPEETFGEPDPRPFGQVVDELTAYFAAELTEFTMELHLAGTPFQRSVWDQLQQIPYGETRSYGDLADRLGKPGASRAVGLANGKNPVGIIVPCHRVIGSTGSLTGYGGGLDRKQRLLAFERGGTDPGDDVLF
- a CDS encoding glycerate kinase → MTDGAVSEAPRVLVAADKFKGSLTAAQVAERVTAGLRRIAPGVEVETLPVADGGDGTVAAAVAAGFDRHEIPVTGPLGERRNAAFALRDGVAVVEMAEASGLQHLPAGVFAPLTATTYGSGELLRAALDAGARSIVFGVGGSATTDGGAGMLAALGARFLDAAGQPVGPGGGGLRDLASADLTGLDPRLAGTGIVLASDVDNPLTGPKGAPAVYGPQKGASPEQVETLDAALAHYAAVLEESLGSRAADAALAPGAGAAGGIGYGALVGLGASFRAGIEVMLDVLGFAPAVARATLVITGEGSLDEQTLHGKAPAGVAAAARAAGKEVVAVCGRLTLPAEVLGGAGIRRAYALTDLEPDTARCIANAGPLLEQVAENIARDFLSRP
- a CDS encoding MarR family winged helix-turn-helix transcriptional regulator, giving the protein MPETPRTGTAQLMELLSASLVAYYGDFTAASATEGLTASQGRTLGVLRRGPSAMRALATTLACDASNMTGIIDRLEKRGLVLREPSPTDRRVKNVLLTADGERTIDAIRARMHTTLAGLDALGDEDRAALAGLLERVFVRPPAADDCRG
- the pssA gene encoding CDP-diacylglycerol--serine O-phosphatidyltransferase — encoded protein: MIDPETQAGWVPEADTDRDIDSSEDIPLSLRLSIADTLTLGNATCGFMAVYFTTTGILIPHLQGSQETGMARHSAATAVILMLLAAIFDLCDGLVARKLRSSPMGAELDNLSDLISFGLAPAYFVLVYGMVADDAHQRVAAVAAIVVLLAVVLRLARFSCVTLKDGMFQGMPSPFGALTVVSIVLLELPFVPTLLAVIGVAWLMVSRVEYPKPRGVLAVGMLSWIVGAMGLLAAWAFDAPGGQLLLQTGCALQVVLGAVIPLFATARRVNTFRGNRREARTAQLP
- a CDS encoding phosphatidylserine decarboxylase gives rise to the protein MPHSQTSAPRGVRLARGASPWLLPTVATAALSLTRARRSGRWAAVAVPTTALAAGMLWFFRDPEREIAQGRVISPADGVVQSIMPWKDGRTRVAIFMSPLNVHVNRAPLAGTVTSVEHIPGGFVPAFNKESENNERVVWHFDTELGDIEMVQIAGAVARRIVPYVPQGTKVEQGERIGLIRFGSRVDIYLPEGIDVAVEVGQATTAGVTRIDRD
- a CDS encoding acyl-CoA dehydrogenase family protein, which codes for MSRLARTPGLTDVQQEILATVRDFVDKEILPVATALEHRDEYPAQIVEGLKELGLFGLMIPEEYGGLGESLLTYALCVEEIARGWMSVSGIINTHFIVAYMLKQHGTQEQKDTFLPRMAAGDVRGAFSMSEPGLGSDVSAITSKGIKDGDEYVLDGQKMWLTNGGTSSLVAVLCRSDEGHPEGTPRHKSMTTFLVEKEPGFGEVRPGLTIPGKIDKMGYKGVDTTELIMDGLRIPANRVLGGVTGRGFYQMMDGVEVGRVNVAARGCGVAQRAFELGIDYAQQRHTFGKQIAQHQAIQFKLAEMATKVEAAHAMMVNAARKKDSGERNDLEAGMAKYLASEYCKEVVEDAFRIHGGYGFSKEYEIERLYREAPMLLIGEGTAEIQKMIIGRRLLEEYRFQG
- a CDS encoding MaoC family dehydratase — protein: MQFGRTYEEFEVGAVYKHWPGKTVTEYDDHLFCLLTMNHHPLHLDSNYAEETTDFGRNVVVGNYIYSLLLGMSVPDVSGKAIANLEVESLKHIAPTFHGDTLYGETTVLEKTPSRSKSDRGIVYVETRGYKQDGTVVCVFRRKVMVPTATYIKERGGEQPGRPTPAN